CAACAAACGCAACCATCTGCCCGGGTTTTATCTCAAATGAGATATTTTTTAAAACCTGAACCTCCGGGTTGTAGGAAAAGGAGACGTTTTCGAATGTAATTTTGCCTTTAACATTCTTTAGCTCCATAGCACCTGGCTTTTCTTTTATCTGTGGCTCTGTTTGCAAAATCTCAAAAACTCTCTCGGCACCCGCTAAAGCCTGCTGAACGTTTTCAATAACCTGGGAAAGCTGGGTCACTGGCTGATAGAACATGCTAAGATACAGAATAAATCCAACAATGTCTTGCACGGGGACTTTTCCGCCAAGAGCCATAAGTCCACCAACTGAAACTACTATCACTGTCCCAACAGAGCTTAGAAAGCTCACAGTTGGATGAAACACTGCCGAGAGCTTGAGCGCACTCAAAAGTGCGTTGATGTGTCTGTAAACCTTTTCTTTTATTTTTGCAAGTTCCTTTTCCTGCTTGTTAAAAATCTGTATTTCACGAATACCGGAGAGATTGTCCTGCAGGTCAGCATTCAAGTCTGCCAGTGCTCTTTGGGCTTCTCTGAAGTTTGGCAAAATCTTCTTTGCAAAAACTGTGCCGCTCAAAACCAAAAATGGTATGGGAATTAAAGATAGCGCAGCAAGCACAGGGTTTATTATAAAAAGGATGCACGCAACACCGAGGATTATAAGAGAATTTGTAAACAGGTCTGGCACCGCATGGGCAATCAGAACTTCAAAGTTTGCGGTATCGTTTACAACCCTTGACATGAGCTGCCCTGTCTGTTTGTCCACAAAATATCCAAAAGAAAGCCTTTGTAGCTTGTCATAAACTAAGGTTCTCATATAAGCAACCAGATTCCATGCCGCATAGTGTGAAAGATAGCTATTTAAAAACTGAAACACAATCCTTAAAATATAAGATAAAATCAGTATTAAAGAAATGTTAATTATCATCCTTTTTGCATCTGGGTACTTGCTAATATTTGTGATTATTCCTGTCAGGTCTCTCACAAGCCATGGTCCAAGAAGGTTTAGTGCTGTGATTGCAAGCATGCTGATACCAGAGATAACAAGATACTTCCAGTACGGTCTTGCTATTTTAACAAGTTTTATCAAATACCCCATTCAATCATCTCCCTAAAAAAACTTACTCAATAATTTCAAAAAGCCCGAATCCCTGAGAATTTTTTGAACCAAGTCCGCAGTAGTATGCAACTTCCATTATTTTTGGGTCTGCCTCAATTGCGTAAAAACCAAGCCAGCCTTTTACAGGCGTCTTTTTAAAAAGCATGGGTTTAAAGTGAATTTTTTCTTCAATCTTCAGTGGCTTTAAATCAAATATGAAGTTTTTTTCATCAAAGTCTTTTATTAAAAGTTTGCATTTTTTCATCAGGTTTTGAGAGATGAGGTTATAAAACTCATCCTCAAAAGGAGTAAAAAAGTGTTTGTATTCTGAACCTTCCTTTCTGATTGTTTTATATGCACACATGGGAGATAGCATTTTTATTTTGTGAAAACCTGAGAATTTTGGCTTTTTAAGTATGGTGGCAGATGTCACCTGCAGTATATTATCTTTTAGAAGAATTTTGTTTTTCTTCAAAAGTCCAGTTGAAAACTTTGTGATAAAATCCTCAACAGGTGAGGAGACTGTAAGTGAAACCTTTTTGTCAAAGACTATCTTTTTGTTTGCATCATCACCAGCAATTTTAAATGGTCCTTCTAAGCGAGAAAATGAAAAGAGCTTGAAGTTTTTCAAATCAACTTCATAACCCTTATCATGTAAAAATGTAGCATAGATTTTATCGTCAATAGTATTGTATATCATGGACTGAACAAAGTAGTTGTAATGGATGGGAAGTTCTACTGGGTTTTGTGATTCAAACTCTACTTTTATTCTCATGGCAAATCCCTCTTTCGAATTCTTTGGTATATAAAAATATTTTAACACCAAAAACGCCTTATGGACATGCTTCTTTTCAAACTTAGGTATATCAGAATTTTAAAATATCTTTAAGTTTTTTAAGAAAATATGGATAACAGAATTTCTCAGTAATATTATAATCTTAAACTACAAAAAATAAACGAAAGGGTGAAATGAAAAATGCCAATATTTTTCAACCCGCAGACAGGCATGTTTTTCATAGAAGCAAAGAACACAAGCTATGTAATAAAACTTTTCAAGGGAAAGTTTTTGTCACATGTTTACTGGGGCAAAAAAACAAAAGAGTTTGAGTGGACAGATTTTGATGTGACAGGAGGAAGAGCATTTGGTGCAACGCCCGACCCAAATGACAAGACATATTCATTTGATACAATGCTTTTAGAATACCCTGCGTATGGCAACTCAGATTTCAGACATCCTGCATATCAAATTCAGCAGGAAGATGGCTCTCGTATTACAAACCTTGTTTACAGAACTCACAGAATCTATGATGGAAAGCCAAAACTTAAAGGTCTTCCGGCAACATATGTTGAGTCACCTGATGAGGCTCAAACACTGGAGATTGAACTTTATGATGACTTGATTGATTTGAGAGTTACACTGATATATACAGCTTTCAGGGATTTTGATGCATTAACAAGAAGCGTAAGGTTTGAAAACTGCGGCAGGCAAAATCTCAAAATCCTTCGGGCAATGAGCGCCTGTGTTGACTTTCCGCAAAGCGACTTTGACCTTCTTCATCTCTGGGGTTCATGGGCAAGGGAAAGGTATATTGAGAGAACTTCTCTTATCCACGGAATGCAGGTGATTGATAGCACAAGAGGGGAAAGCTCGCATCAGCACAATCCATTTATAGCGCTTTTGTCAAAGGATGCAACAGAAAAACATGGCGATGTGTATAGCTTTTCGCTTGTCTACAGCGGAAACTTTGCAGCAATTGTTGAAAGGGACCAGTATGATCTGCTAAGGGTTACAATGGGTATAAATCCTTTTGAATTTGCGTGGTTATTAAAGCCGGGCGAGGTTTTCCAAACACCCGAGGTTGTAATGGTTTACTCTGATGAGGGCTTGGGAGGAATGTCGCGCACATACCACAGGCTTTACAGAAAAAGGCTTTGCAGGGGTGCATATAGGGATAAGAGAAGACCCATTCTGATAAACAGCTGGGAGGCTACATATTTCAACTTCAACGAAGAAAAACTTCTTACTCTGGCAAAGGAAGCAAAAAAACTTGGGATTGAGCTATTTGTGCTTGATGATGGCTGGTTTGGCAAAAGAGATGATGATACAAGCTCTTTGGGCGACTGGTTTGTTGACAGAAGAAAGCTTCCAAACGGCCTGGATGGACTTGGCAAAAAACTGAATGAGATGGGGCTCAAATTCGGGCTCTGGTTTGAACCTGAGATGGTCTCACCTGATAGCGAACTTTACAGAAAACATCCGGACTGGTGCATACAGGTGCGAGGAAGAACTTTAACACAGTGCAGAAACCAGTATGTTCTTGACATCACAAGAGAAGATGTCAGGGCAGAAGTTTTGAGGATGATGAAGGAGATTTTAAAAACAGCTCCAATTGAGTATATAAAATGGGACATGAACAGACCCCTAACAGAGGTAGGGTCATTGAATTTGCCGCCTGAGCAGCAACAGGAGGTTTTCCACAGGTATGTGCTTGGGCTTTATAAGATGATGGAAGAGCTTACCTCTGAGTTTCCACACATTCTATTTGAAGGCTGTTCTGGCGGTGGTGGCAGGTTTGACCCCGGGATTTTGTACTACATGCCACAGATCTGGACAAGTGATGATACAGATGCAATTGAGAGGCTTAAAATCCAGTTTGGAACAAGCATAGTGTATCCAGCATCCACAATGGGTGCGCATGTGTCAATTGTTCCCAATCATCAGGTTGGAAGGATAACACCAATGAAGACAAGAGGAATTGTAGCGCTTTCAGGCTGTTTTGGATATGAGCTTGATTTGACAAGGCTTTCACAGGAGGACAAAGAAGAGATTAAAAAACAAATTGAGCTTTACAAAAGAATCTGGCATATAGTATTTAAAGGTGATTTGTACAGGCTGATTTCTCCATTTGAAGAAAATGCAGCTGCCTGGATGTTTGTAACAGAGGACAAGAAAGAAGCAGCTGTGTTTTATGTGAATATACTGGGTGAGCCAAATCCGCCAATAAAAAGACTCAAGCTTGACGGGCTTGATCCTGATATGAAATATATGATTGAAGGCGATGAAAAAATCAGGTTTGGAGATGAGCTTATGAACATTGGAATAATGATTCCACCTGCCTGGGGCGATTTTAATTCGCATATGTGGATTTTAAAAGCGGTTGATTGGAACTAAAATTGGTAGTATAATTGTAAAAAAGCAGGAAAGTGTGATTTTTATGATAAGGAAGCTTTCAAATGATGACTTTGAGACTCTTATGAACTTTGTCCGAAAGGAAAAGGAGTGGAATATTTTTATAATAGGTGATGTAATCAGCTATGGGTTTGATTCACCGGTTGTTGAGGTCTGGGGAGAATTTGATGTTGTATCCGGGAATTTAAAGGCAGTTCTTCTTCGCTATAGAAGAGATTTGATTTTTTATTCAGACTGCGATGATTGGGATGTCGATGCGTTTTGCAACATAGTACTCACAACAAAATGCAAAGTTTTATCAGGCAAAAAAGTGGCTATTTACCCGTTTTTAAAAGCATTGAATGTCATGCAGAAAAGAGAGCAGCTTTTTATGCGTTTTGATGGCAGTGTGGATAAGGAAAAATTAAAACTTTCACAGGAGGAACTTGAAAAGGTTAAGATTATAAATAAAGACAACCTGGAAGAAAACCTTGAAAAGCTTGAACTGATTGTATATTTGTATCAGTCTATCGAAGAGTTTTTGAATCCTTCAACATTCGAGCAGCTCAAGCAGGATGTTTCTTTGGGAAGAAGCAGGATATACTATATAGAAGAAGATGGTTTAGTTGTTTCATCTGCGCGAACAGCTGCAGAACTACCGGATATGGCAATGGTTTTAAGCGTTTGCACAATGCATGAGTACAGGTCAAGAGGATATGCTACTATTTGCATGAAAAAACTTTGCAGTGATCTGACAGAAGAGAACAAATCGCTTTGCCTGTTTTGTGACAACCCCAAGGCTGCCAATATATACAGAAAAATTGGTTTTCAGCAGATTGGAACATGGGTAACCCTGGGATTATAGAATATTTGTTTATAAAAAACTTGACCACCTGTAATTTTGCAGGTGGTTTTTATTTTTTAAATTTTTTGGTTGAAATTATATAAACTTAGTGATAAAATGTAACAGAGTAAAAAAGACTTCAAAATTCTAAATAAAAAAAGCGCAGTGATATTCTTATGAAAAATTATTTTTTGTCGGAACAGTAGGTGAGCAAACTATGAAAAAGTTTGTTATCTTTTCAGTAGTTTTTTTGAGTTTAATCTTAGCTCCCATCTTATTTACAATTTTTTCGTTTAGTCTTTTATCAAGAATATAGCAAGAAGACTCCATCTTCTGTAAGATGGAGATAAATTGCGATTGATAAATAATTAGTTTCGGTGTATAATAGAGCTGGTGATAACAATGAAGTTTGATACTAATAAACATTCAGTATTTCTACTATACTACCATTTGGTTTTGGTAACAAAATATAGAAGAGATGTAATAGATGATAGAATTTCAAAAAGATTGAAAGAAATTTTTGAGTATATTCAACCAAATTACAACATAACCCTGATTGAGTGGAATCATGATAAAGACCACATTCATGTTTTATTCAAGGCAACTCCTACAACACCGCTTTCTAAGTTCATAAATGCTTATAAAAGTGCCTCATCAAGACTTATAAAAAAAGAATTTCCTGAAATTAAACAAAAACTCTGGAAGGAGTATTTTTGGTCAAGAAGTTATTGTCTTATTACAAGTAGTGGTGCTCCAGTTGAAGTAATTAAAAGGTATATTGAAAGCCAGGGTGAAAAAAGAAAATGCTGAAAGCATACAAGTATCGTATATATCCGAACAAGGAGCAAAAAGAATTTTTTGAAAAGACCTTTGGCTGTTGCAGATTTGTATGGAACATGATGCTGGAAGAAAAGCTTGAAGCATTAAGACAGGAAAGGAATATTCCAAGGATAACTCCAGCAAAGTACAAAAAGCAGCATCCTTTTCTAAGAGAAGTTGATAGTCTTGCTCTTGCAAATGTTCAGCTTCAGCAAGAGAAAGCATTTAAGAATCATTTCAAAAATTCCAAACATTTTAGACTTCCGAAGTTCAAGAGGAAGAAAGATAAACAGTCATATACGACAAATAATCAGAAGACTAAAAATGGAAGTGAGACAATCAGGGTGGATTTTGAAAAAGGGCTTTTGTACCTGCCGAAGATAAAAAGTGGAATAAAAGCGGAATTTCACAGAAGATTTGAGGGGAGGATAAAATCAGCAACAGTTGTTAAAACCAAAGCAGGCAGGTATTATGTGAGCATACTTGTAGATGTGGATGACCCGAGGAATAAAGTTAAAGAGCCACAGAATTTTATTTGTGGGATAGACCTGGGTTTGAAAAGTTTTGCAACAGTTGTAAATGATAAGAAGTGTTTTAAGATTGAATATCCAAGGTATCTAATCAAAGCTGAAAAGAAGCTTAAAAGATTACAGAGGCAGCTTGCAAGGAAGGAAAAAGGTTCTAAAAATTGGGAGAAAGCAAGA
The Caldicellulosiruptor morganii DNA segment above includes these coding regions:
- a CDS encoding ABC transporter ATP-binding protein, translating into MGYLIKLVKIARPYWKYLVISGISMLAITALNLLGPWLVRDLTGIITNISKYPDAKRMIINISLILILSYILRIVFQFLNSYLSHYAAWNLVAYMRTLVYDKLQRLSFGYFVDKQTGQLMSRVVNDTANFEVLIAHAVPDLFTNSLIILGVACILFIINPVLAALSLIPIPFLVLSGTVFAKKILPNFREAQRALADLNADLQDNLSGIREIQIFNKQEKELAKIKEKVYRHINALLSALKLSAVFHPTVSFLSSVGTVIVVSVGGLMALGGKVPVQDIVGFILYLSMFYQPVTQLSQVIENVQQALAGAERVFEILQTEPQIKEKPGAMELKNVKGKITFENVSFSYNPEVQVLKNISFEIKPGQMVAFVGPTGVGKTTIMYLLNRFYDPDSGAIKIDDIDIRDVTLKSLHENISMVMQDVFLFNGIVAQNIAYGKENATMDEIIQAAKIACAHDFIQNLPQGYYTVIGERGVKLSGGQKQRLAIARAVLKNAPILILDEATSSVDTETENEIQKAINNLAGTRTILIIAHRLSTVKKADKIIVLKDGEIVETGTHEELFSKKGLYYHLCSVQIIDMNL
- the cas6 gene encoding CRISPR-associated endoribonuclease Cas6, which gives rise to MRIKVEFESQNPVELPIHYNYFVQSMIYNTIDDKIYATFLHDKGYEVDLKNFKLFSFSRLEGPFKIAGDDANKKIVFDKKVSLTVSSPVEDFITKFSTGLLKKNKILLKDNILQVTSATILKKPKFSGFHKIKMLSPMCAYKTIRKEGSEYKHFFTPFEDEFYNLISQNLMKKCKLLIKDFDEKNFIFDLKPLKIEEKIHFKPMLFKKTPVKGWLGFYAIEADPKIMEVAYYCGLGSKNSQGFGLFEIIE
- a CDS encoding alpha-galactosidase; protein product: MPIFFNPQTGMFFIEAKNTSYVIKLFKGKFLSHVYWGKKTKEFEWTDFDVTGGRAFGATPDPNDKTYSFDTMLLEYPAYGNSDFRHPAYQIQQEDGSRITNLVYRTHRIYDGKPKLKGLPATYVESPDEAQTLEIELYDDLIDLRVTLIYTAFRDFDALTRSVRFENCGRQNLKILRAMSACVDFPQSDFDLLHLWGSWARERYIERTSLIHGMQVIDSTRGESSHQHNPFIALLSKDATEKHGDVYSFSLVYSGNFAAIVERDQYDLLRVTMGINPFEFAWLLKPGEVFQTPEVVMVYSDEGLGGMSRTYHRLYRKRLCRGAYRDKRRPILINSWEATYFNFNEEKLLTLAKEAKKLGIELFVLDDGWFGKRDDDTSSLGDWFVDRRKLPNGLDGLGKKLNEMGLKFGLWFEPEMVSPDSELYRKHPDWCIQVRGRTLTQCRNQYVLDITREDVRAEVLRMMKEILKTAPIEYIKWDMNRPLTEVGSLNLPPEQQQEVFHRYVLGLYKMMEELTSEFPHILFEGCSGGGGRFDPGILYYMPQIWTSDDTDAIERLKIQFGTSIVYPASTMGAHVSIVPNHQVGRITPMKTRGIVALSGCFGYELDLTRLSQEDKEEIKKQIELYKRIWHIVFKGDLYRLISPFEENAAAWMFVTEDKKEAAVFYVNILGEPNPPIKRLKLDGLDPDMKYMIEGDEKIRFGDELMNIGIMIPPAWGDFNSHMWILKAVDWN
- a CDS encoding GNAT family N-acetyltransferase; protein product: MIRKLSNDDFETLMNFVRKEKEWNIFIIGDVISYGFDSPVVEVWGEFDVVSGNLKAVLLRYRRDLIFYSDCDDWDVDAFCNIVLTTKCKVLSGKKVAIYPFLKALNVMQKREQLFMRFDGSVDKEKLKLSQEELEKVKIINKDNLEENLEKLELIVYLYQSIEEFLNPSTFEQLKQDVSLGRSRIYYIEEDGLVVSSARTAAELPDMAMVLSVCTMHEYRSRGYATICMKKLCSDLTEENKSLCLFCDNPKAANIYRKIGFQQIGTWVTLGL
- the tnpA gene encoding IS200/IS605 family transposase, which encodes MKFDTNKHSVFLLYYHLVLVTKYRRDVIDDRISKRLKEIFEYIQPNYNITLIEWNHDKDHIHVLFKATPTTPLSKFINAYKSASSRLIKKEFPEIKQKLWKEYFWSRSYCLITSSGAPVEVIKRYIESQGEKRKC
- a CDS encoding RNA-guided endonuclease TnpB family protein; the encoded protein is MLKAYKYRIYPNKEQKEFFEKTFGCCRFVWNMMLEEKLEALRQERNIPRITPAKYKKQHPFLREVDSLALANVQLQQEKAFKNHFKNSKHFRLPKFKRKKDKQSYTTNNQKTKNGSETIRVDFEKGLLYLPKIKSGIKAEFHRRFEGRIKSATVVKTKAGRYYVSILVDVDDPRNKVKEPQNFICGIDLGLKSFATVVNDKKCFKIEYPRYLIKAEKKLKRLQRQLARKEKGSKNWEKARERLAKEHEYVKNAREDFLHKLSKAIIDESQVVVVESLNVNGLSRTKLSKHVLDSSFAKFIDFLKYKAEWYGREIIEADMTFPSSKMCSKCGHVYKELELKDRVWRCPECGEVHDRDENAGKNLRDYGYRCIKR